The following are encoded in a window of Kogia breviceps isolate mKogBre1 chromosome 10, mKogBre1 haplotype 1, whole genome shotgun sequence genomic DNA:
- the BLOC1S5 gene encoding biogenesis of lysosome-related organelles complex 1 subunit 5 isoform X2 has translation MNGGGSETPLVCEAAPGGGGGGGKKKDSGTAGSPAHLIIKDLGEIHSRLLDHRPVIQGETRYFVKEFECKQLPTWSVDSNRGNRSEKRCIMTI, from the exons ATGAACGGCGGAGGGTCGGAGACCCCCTTGGTTTGTGAGGCCgccccgggcggcggcggcggcggcggcaagaAGAAGGACTCGGGGACCGCGGGCTCGCCAGCCCACCTCATTATCAAGG ATCTTGGAGAAATTCATTCAAGGCTGTTAGATCACAGACCAGTTATCCAAGGTGAAACCCGTTATTTTGTGAAAGAATTTGAA TGCAAGCAGCTACCGACTTGGTCTGTAGACTCCAACAGAGGGAACAGGAGCGAAAAAAG atgCATAATGACCATTTAA
- the BLOC1S5 gene encoding biogenesis of lysosome-related organelles complex 1 subunit 5 isoform X1: MNGGGSETPLVCEAAPGGGGGGGKKKDSGTAGSPAHLIIKDLGEIHSRLLDHRPVIQGETRYFVKEFEEKRGLREMRVLENLKNMIHETNEHTLPTCRETMQDNLNQVLQRLQAATDLVCRLQQREQERKKMHNDHLIASEKQHMLQREGFMKEQQSKRAEVDKEHRQAMERLEARYAGLARALARRPAFGELEPTVTKR, translated from the exons ATGAACGGCGGAGGGTCGGAGACCCCCTTGGTTTGTGAGGCCgccccgggcggcggcggcggcggcggcaagaAGAAGGACTCGGGGACCGCGGGCTCGCCAGCCCACCTCATTATCAAGG ATCTTGGAGAAATTCATTCAAGGCTGTTAGATCACAGACCAGTTATCCAAGGTGAAACCCGTTATTTTGTGAAAGAATTTGAA GAAAAACGTGGTCTTCGAGAAATGCGAGTTCTTGAAAATTTGAAGAATATGATccatgaaacaaatgaacatacTCTTCCCACGTGTAGGGAAACAATGCAAGACAACTTAAACCAAGTTCTCCAGAGAT TGCAAGCAGCTACCGACTTGGTCTGTAGACTCCAACAGAGGGAACAGGAGCGAAAAAAG atgCATAATGACCATTTAATAGCTAGTGAGAAACAGCATATGCTGCAGCGGGAGGGTTTCATGAAGGAGCAACAGAGCAAACGGGCCGAGGTGGACAAAGAGCACAGACAAGCCATGGAGAGGCTTGAAGCGCGGTACGCCGGGCTGGCGAGGGCCCTGGCAAGACGTCCGGCCTTCGGAGAGCTTGAACCGACGGTGACAAAGCGATGA